In the genome of Brachypodium distachyon strain Bd21 chromosome 3, Brachypodium_distachyon_v3.0, whole genome shotgun sequence, the window ATAGCTGAACTATGTCATGTCTGATGTGAGTGTCAAGCCGAATtatctactctctccgtttcataattcttatcaaaATAACACATGTATGTatacattttttaggaatagatatatccatttttggataaatttgagacaagaattatgaaacggaagaagtACTAGATCTATCCATCCGTGTTTTAGCATAATTTCGTTTGGCCAATAAAATTAAAACGAAACCCACCAAATTCAAAATTGGAACGGCGCCTCCGTCTTACCCTTagaaaaggggaaaacccCAACAAAGCCTAATCCTTCTGAATCTCTCGGCAGTCGGCACCCAGGCCAACAACAGGCGGAAGCAGGAAATGGCGATCGCGATCTCGCAGGAAGCCTTCGACGACATGGTCCGGGAGAACATGGAAGACCTCGGCATGGACCCCGAGCAGGCCCTCGCTGACGCCGTCGACGTCCTCACCCTCCAGggcgccgacctcgccggtacCCACTAACccctcctcgtcttctccaGGACTTCAGATCCACGACTCTCCGATCTCTTGGCACGCGTGGGCGGTTAACTGAGCCTCTCGGTGCTTCCTGCAGGGATCATCAAACGCGTGCCTggggaggccgcggcggcggaggtaaGCCCGGTGATGCGCGTGCTGGACGAACTGAAGGCCTCTGCCAGTCACAGTGGCAGGTCGGAGGAAGAGCTTGACAGGTTGGTCTCCTCGCTGGATGACTTGCGCGAGCTGTGCTCCGGCGAGGGGTCGGAGAATGCGGCCGTGGCGACGCGGAATGGCGGCGTGGAGGCGCTCGTTGCTCTGTGTGCGTCTGCTGGGGTCAAGCAGGAGAGGCTGCTTTCTTCAGGCTTGAAGGCGTTGAGCTCCATGATCCGAGGTATGTTGCAGCGGTCCTTGTCGATGCTCTTGGATATGGCGATGCTGCGAAAGGATAGATGAGAAGGTTTTAGTTCTCTCCATGTTGTTTGTTACCTAAACGGAAAAGCAATCTCTGATCTGTTTTTGACACTTACGAATGAACTTAATCTGTAGATGTGGGAAGCACTGAAAAGTTCAGGCAAAGCCAAGGGCCGAAAATTGTCATGGATATCTTGAAAGGAGCTTTGGAAAGTTCAGATATACTGGATGGTGGTTTTGGTGTTGTGGCGATGGGATCGGCTGGCAATGAAGTTGTGAAAGAATCCTTTATGGACATGAAGGTTGCGGAACTCATTCTGCAGGTTATGAGGGAGAAATCAAATTGTAAAGTGCAAAGCTTGTATGACGCCATACGTGTTCTACTGACACCCGACGATAACCGAGTGGTGGCTTCTCAAGTATGTCCTATATGCTTGTACAATGGTCTGAATACTTGATCTAATTTATTATAGCaagtgcatcattttgattttCACATGATTACTAAATTTTAGTTTAACTGACAGCTTCTTAATTACTTGTGTTAGCATGAAAATTTGTTTCCTGGAGAATAATCCATACGAGGAAATGAGCTTGAGTTATAAGATACAGCTATCTGTATAAAATTGTAATG includes:
- the LOC100838593 gene encoding armadillo repeat-containing protein 6, translated to MAIAISQEAFDDMVRENMEDLGMDPEQALADAVDVLTLQGADLAGIIKRVPGEAAAAEVSPVMRVLDELKASASHSGRSEEELDRLVSSLDDLRELCSGEGSENAAVATRNGGVEALVALCASAGVKQERLLSSGLKALSSMIRDVGSTEKFRQSQGPKIVMDILKGALESSDILDGGFGVVAMGSAGNEVVKESFMDMKVAELILQVMREKSNCKVQSLYDAIRVLLTPDDNRVVASQVYGYSRKFAEIGIAEVLVNALREQVAPSSLPSACAALKAIAVNDEICRSISESGGIDVLLQCIDEAGVQKNKVIAKSCCSLLSKLAGSDANKANIIQQGGFDRFLKLASRFSEDPSVTQEVMSIVTVLTLRSPEHAALAIRVGYGTLAIQAMQKFPSSALTQKQACLMIRNLVVRNPENRTILRNEGVEKLIRKAKAIHGSCKAAATDALRDLGLDNYNT